A genomic window from Scomber scombrus chromosome 18, fScoSco1.1, whole genome shotgun sequence includes:
- the LOC133998999 gene encoding uncharacterized protein LOC133998999, translated as MEEDQPGGSCDVATMHVKTEAVDENASALVLGSQESPAPCGDTACRGGGVDQTAEVLGDTELQAATTTTPVLLYPVSTDRFFTTSGDGKTYLKIAPASAMPPAPSEKTLPSGSDFSSKAVLCLIEAVGRRWGLYETRERSQLFQSVQEEMASKGHALPVEKIRRKWNNLIVTYKRVKDRSRETGHAKTTWEFFDLMDATLCDTVGTQITNNKRTKGGSSVSALPGPLAKIAAKPQVPQSTTIIRRNGDFATTAGVESMGQVAASGQIISNASAITSMSTATISPTNAPEIKPLIVLNSDIVTTSIHPATIVPSPSFISSPCFTETASTSPSLGPTCNTDLNTSRFVSHKAPSFSSGVVPFRLSNTQNLLGLSSSFPPTPSCLTSSNSTSLSSTTMTGTEVQNQKGNEEHSSPTLFQEILKRQEEQSYLDRVTRRRVEAREKRRERREVRMAESLGRIATALELLSSKQDTVIALLQRLADRK; from the exons ATGGAGGAAGATCAACCAGGAGGCAGCTGCGACGTCGCAACAATGCACGTGAAAACTGAAGCGGTCGATGAAAATGCATCTGCGCTGGTTTTGGGCAGTCAGGAGTCGCCTGCGCCCTGCGGTGATACCGcatgcagaggaggaggagtggatcAGACTGCAGAGGTGCTGGGTGACACAGAGCTGCAAGCAGCCACCACAACTACTCCTGTACTGCTGT ATCCTGTGAGCACTGACCGTTTCTTCACCACATCAGGGGATGGAAAAACATACCTGAAGATAGCTCCAG CTTCAGCGATGCCACCTGCTCCTTCAGAGAAGACGCTCCCCTCTGGTTCTGATTTCTCTTCCAAAGCTGTTCTGTGTCTGATTGAGGCTGTCGGTCGCCGCTGGGGCCTGTATGAGACTCGGGAACGGTCACAGCTCTTCCAGAGCGTCCAGGAGGAGATGGCCTCCAAGGGGCATGCGCTTCCTGTTGAAAAGATACGTCGCAAGTGGAACAACCTCATTGTCACGTACAAGAGGGTGAAAGACCGCAGCCGTGAGACTGGACATGCTAAAACGACCTGGGAGTTCTTTGAT TTGATGGATGCCACCCTTTGTGACACTGTTGGCACTCAGATTACCAACAACAAAAGAACCAAAGGTGGCAGTTCTGTCTCTGCACTGCCTGGTCCCTTGGCAAAGATCGCTGCAAAACCACAAGTCCCACAGTCCACCACTATCATCCGCCGTAATGGTGACTTTGCCACGACAGCTGGTGTGGAATCAATGGGTCAGGTAGCTGCCAGTGGTCAGATCATCAGTAATGCTTCTGCCATAACCTCAATGTCTACGGCGACCATTAGCCCAACAAATGCTCCAGAGATAAAGCCCCTGATTGTCCTGAACAGTGACATTGTTACAACCAGTATTCATCCAGCCACCATTGTGCCATCTCCCTCTTTTATCTCCTCACCTTGTTTTACAGAAACAGCCTCAACTTCCCCTTCTCTTGGGCCAACCTGTAACACGGACCTTAACACATCCCGCTTCGTAAGCCATAAAGCTCCATCCTTCTCATCAGGTGTTGTACCCTTTCGCCTTAGCAACACCCAGAATCTCCTtggtctctcctcctctttcccccCTACACCCTCCTGTCTCACATCTTCAAATTCCACCTCATTATCTTCAACAACCATGACAGGAACAGAAGTACAGAAccagaaaggaaatgaggagcACAGCAGCCCCACGTTGTTCCAGGAGATTTTGAAGCGACAGGAGGAGCAATCCTACCTAGATCGAGTAACTCGCCGCCGGGTTGAAGCCAGAGAAAAGAGGCGTGAGAGGAGGGAGGTGCGGATGGCAGAGTCCCTTGGCAGGATAGCCACAGCCCTGGAGCTGCTCTCATCCAAACAGGATACAGTCATTGCCCTCCTGCAGAGACTGGCAGATCGGAAATGA
- the sp100.1 gene encoding nuclear body protein SP140-like protein has protein sequence MDPMDFLEADELLRFFHCNKTEMSCMENPHIFLNQLRDHNLIPEDSYKKVSRMKSKDNMKKGLYDILDWLEKERSEHIYVFWRCVFKDTIMNQYPILRELRKSLMDGSFHFYTQLPEKVEQEETDERKRKGTSEDEEGEEKQASSAKKKRKQRRRSGCDLEEEQPGPSSQLTPSHNKKSKKIIFSSPLKKGEKSDIWTWAIYKSQLPVTCGVQKGMLNKDRLAKGEKSIVVNRKWYTPTEFERLAGKKNYKNWKLSIRCSDTPLLKLIQDGHLKSVRYKGGCKKSKRSLFPSNTAITVINGEEDEDEEDRESLSERESSPDVTDEEGETEEEPQTSSGQTVFKVTCGALVGTLHKKRFASGTCGKSIRTETSWMNPEEFMREVLTEKDASWRKDVLWEGKPLSVLIEAKILKIHSLLCTCKLCSRDPNDLDNQRNDDDCCICKTEGEEKLVECDECPRSFHQECHLPHVEDTILEDDAPWVCTFCVFRRNQQWRYSSELERNAVMTHQISSHMLECQYLLLSLYSADEEQTFATNPSLYLGDYTSLIKTPMWLGNVADKLQRNHYQSVGEFVSDVELIFTNCASYNKDNAEFLAVGVRLKELFDREFKNAFSIHEDAEL, from the exons ATGGATCCGATGGATTTCCTGGAGGCTGATGAACTGCTGCGGTTTTTCCACTGTAATAAAACCGAAATGTCATGCATGGAGAACCCGCACATCTTTCTCAACCAGCTCCGGGATCACAACCTGATTCCGGAGGACAGTTATAAG AAAGTGAGTCGTATGAAGAGCaaagacaacatgaagaaaGGCCTTTATGACATTCTGGACTGGTTGGAAAAGGAGCGATCTGAGCACATTTATGTGTTTTGGAGGTGTGTCTTCAAGGACACCATCATGAACCAGTACCCCATCCTGCGAGAGCTGCGCAAAAGCCTCATGGATG GATCCTTCCATTTTTACACACAACTGCCTGAGAAGGTGGAACAGGAAGAGACAGatgagaggaaaaggaaggggacttcagaggatgaagagggagaagagaagCAAGCAAGCTCAgcgaaaaagaagaggaaacaaagaaggaggagCGGGTGTGATTTGGAGGAGGAGCAGCCCGGCCCATCTTCTCAGCTGACTCCAAGTCATAATAAAAAGTCCAAGAAAATAATCTTCT CTTCCCCActaaagaaaggagagaagagcgACATTTGGACCTGGGCCATCTATAAGTCTCAGCTGCCTGTGACCTGTGGAGTGCAGAAGGGGATGCTGAACAAAGACAGACTGGCTAAAG gGGAGAAGAGCATTGTGGTCAACAGAAAGTGGTATACTCCGACTGAATTTGAGAGACTTGCAGGGAAGAAGAACTACAAGAACTGGAAGTTGAGCATCCGATGTAGCGACACCCCCCTACTAAAACTTATACAG GATGGTCACCTGAAATCAGTGCGCTACAAAGGAGGCTGTAAAAAG TCCAAGAGATCACTGTTCCCATCTAATACGGCCATCACAG TGATTAATGGGGAAGAAGATGAAGACGAGGAGGATCGGGAATCACTAAGCGAGAGAGAAAGTTCCCCAGATGTCACAG ATGAAGAAGGAGAGACGGAAGAGGAGCCACAAACCAGCAGCGGTCAGACGGTGTTCAAAGTGACTTGCGGAGCTCTAGTTGGGacattacacaaaaaaagatttgcATCAG GGACTTGTGGGAAGAGTATTCGTACTGAGACGAGCTGGATGAACCCAGAGGAGTTCATGAGGGAGGTTTTGACTGAGAAAGATGCCTCCTGGAGGAAAGACGTCCTGTGGGAAGGCAAACCACTCAGTGTCCTCATAGAG GCAAAAATCTTGAAGATCCACTCACTGCTGTGTACTTGCAAACTATGCAGTCGAGACCCTAATGATCTG GATAATCAGAGAAACGATGATGACTGTTGTATCTGTAAAAcggaaggagaagaaaagctGGTGGAGTGTGATGAATGCCCTCGCTCCTTCCACCAGGAATGTCACCTGCCTCATGTTGAAGACACCATTTTGGA ggatgATGCACCATGGGTGTGTACGTTCTGTGTATTCAGAAGGAATCAACAGTGGCGTTACTCCAGTGAGTTGGAAAGGAATGCAGTCATGACCCACCAAATATCCTCACACATGCTG GAATGCCAgtatctcctcctctctctgtacaGCGCTGATGAGGAACAGACATTTGCCACAAACCCAAGCCTCTAT TTGGGAGACTACACCTCTCTGATCAAAACTCCAATGTGGCTGGGCAATGTAGCAGACAAACTCCAGAGGAACCACTACCAGAGTGTTGGAGAATTTGTGTCCGACGTCGAGCTCATTTTCACCAACTGTGCCTCGTACAACAAA GACAATGCTGAATTCCTTGCCGTTGGCGTCAGACTGAAGGAGCTATTTGACAGGGAATTTAAGAATGCATTCAGCATCCATGAAGATGCTGAGTTATGA
- the LOC134000025 gene encoding extracellular serine/threonine protein kinase FAM20C-like — protein sequence MVRQYLGRSTRSIYLGLAFLSLALHLLLALFCLSVLQTACFLPTSSSSSSSTPRTDTQRHQSNTSSSLAASSSHKLPTSPQNEEHHKLNVVLHHKERDSLSGTTEREKKLIGDGKLIQKVNGRSKLEALFEHPLYNLPHPELLQEDDWLLRVKTHEDARETGSEEEEKEDSITNDSQWQSASQEEGYDKVDWTSNVETHPPWLRFHLGISRRELYNRKDPNLAQLTHYLATQHILSAVQKTGGTQLKLLISFSNHGQALLKPMKQSRDAETDANLFYFSDFERHNAEISAFHLDRLLGFNRIPPVVGRLIDVTTEIREITTDHRLSRTFFTSPVGNVCFYGQCEYYCSTENPVCGQPHALEVSLAAMLPDLTLAPRRSWRSPWRRSYSRTKLAQWEKDPTYCDTVKQTLPYNHGTRLVDLIDMAILDFLMSNMDRHHYETFEKFGNETFLLHLDNGRAFGRHSRDEPSILAPLQQCCRIRRSTLFRLHLLSLPGFRLSDVMRESLAQDPLAGVAPLLSELHLSALDRRLATVLQVVQMCQRHHKDVIYNDMEGYDKEYDQELNLEKKVQ from the exons ATGGTGAGACAGTACCTGGGTCGATCCACTCGCTCCATCTATCTTGGTCTGGCGTTTCTGTCCCTGGCTCTCCACCTCCTTCTGGcattgttttgtctctctgtcctccagACAGCCTGTTTCCTTcccacctcttcttcttcctcctcctccactccgAGAACAGACACCCAGCGCCATCAGTCAAACACCTCCTCTTCTCTGGCTGCCTCCTCTTCACATAAACTGCCAACAAGCCCCCAAAATGAAGAACATCACAAGCTTAATGTTGTTTTACACCATAAAGAGAGAGACTCCCTCAGTGGCaccactgagagagagaagaaactcATTGGAGATGGAAAACTGATCCAAAAAGTGAATGGTCGTTCTAAGCTAGAGGCACTTTTCGAACATCCTCTGTACAACCTGCCACACCCAGAACTTCTGCAAGAAGATGATTGGCTACTGAGGGTGAAGACACACGAAGATGCAAGGGAAACagggagtgaggaggaggagaaagaagacagTATTACCAATGACAGTCAGTG GCAGAGTGCCAGTCAGGAAGAGGGTTATGACAAAGTCGATTGGACCAGCAATGTGGAAACCCACCCTCCCTGGCTCCGGTTCCACCTGGGCATCTCTCGCAGGGAGCTGTACAACAGGAAGGACCCCAACCTGGCCCAACTGACTCACTATCTGGCAACACAGCATATCCTCAGTGCTG TTCAGAAGACAGGAGGTACCCAGCTCAAACTGCTCATATCGTTCTCAAACCACGGACAAGCTCTGCTCAAACCCATGAA ACAATCCAGAGATGCAGAAACAGATGCAAACCTCTTCTACTTCTCAGACTTTGAAAGACACAATGCAGAGATCTCTGCGTTTCACCTTGACAG GTTGCTGGGTTTTAACAGGATCCCTCCAGTAGTCGGACGACTCATCGATGTCACCACAGAGATCAGAGAGATTACCACTGACCACCGGCTGTCTAGGACCTTCTTCACTTCCCCTG tggggAACGTGTGTTTCTACGGCCAGTGCGAGTACTACTGTTCAACAGAGAATCCAGTGTGCGGTCAGCCACATGCACTGGAGGTATCCCTGGCGGCCATGCTACCTGACCTCACCCTTGCTCCCCGCAGATCCTGGAGGTCGCCATGGAGACGATCCTACAGTCGCACCAAGTTGGCACA GTGGGAGAAAGACCCGACCTACTGTGACACAGTGAAGCAGACACTTCCTTACAACCATGGCACCAGACTGGTGGATCTCATAGACATGGCTATACTGGACTTCCTCATGA GCAACATGGATAGACACCACTATGAAACATTTGAGAAGTTCGGCAATGAGACTTTCCTGCTGCATTTGGATAACGGACGGGC ATTTGGGCGTCACTCTCGGGATGAGCCGTCTATTCTGGCTCCCTTGCAACAGTGTTGCAG GATCCGTCGCTCCACTCTCTTCCGTTTGCATCTTTTGTCCCTCCCGGGCTTCCGCCTGAGTGATGTCATGCGGGAGTCCCTGGCCCAGGATCCTCTAGCAGGCGTGGCCCCGCTCCTCTCTGAACTTCACCTCTCTGCTCTGGACCGACGCCTAGCAACCGTCCTGCAGGTGGTGCAGATGTGTCAGCGTCACCACAAAGATGTTATTTACAATGACATGGAGGGATATGATAAAGAATATGATCAAGAGCTTAacttagaaaaaaaagtacaataa